In the genome of Lysobacter sp. 5GHs7-4, the window TCGAAACAGCAACGAAGCCGGCCCAGTGCGTACCGCCGAGATCGTGCGCGAGTACGGCCCGTTCGAAGGCGCGCAGAACATAGGCGGCGTCACCCACGACGGCCAGCGCGTCTGGGCCGCGGCCGGGTCGTACCTGGTCGCCTTCGATCCCGACAGCGGGCAGGTCGAACGCAAGCTGGACTGCGCCGCGCACGCCGGCACCGCCTTCGACGGCACCCACCTGTACCAGATCGCCGAAGCGCGCATCGACAAGATCGACCCGGCCACCGGCCAGGTCGTGGCGACGATCCCAGCGCCGGGCGAGGGGCGCGACTCGGGCATGGCCTGGGCCGAGGGCAGCCTGTGGGTGGGCCAGTACCGCGACCGCAAGATCCATCAGATCGATCCGGACACCGGCGCGGTGCTGCGCACCATCGAGTCCAACCGCTTCGTGACCGGGGTGACCTGGGTCGACGACGAGCTCTGGCACGCGACTTGGGAAGGCGACGACAGCGATCTGCGCCGCATCGATCCGGACAGCGGACGCGTGCTCGAACGCCTGCAGATGCCGGCCGGCGTCAACGTGAGCGGCCTGGAGTTCGACGGCGGCGAGCTGTTCTATTGCGGCGGCGGCCCCACCGGCAAGGTTCGCGCGGTGCGCAAGCCCCAGCGCTGATACGCGCGGCGGCGTCGCCGCCGATTCCGCACCGACGTAGACGCCGAGGCGTCAGCCGTCCGACGACGGCGGTGCGGTTGCACCTCTCGATGACCACTTCCGCTTCGGTCCCGCGACCGGAGGCGGACCCGGCTTGCCGGCGCTCGGGCGCCGGCCTGCCTCTTCCACATCGGCCGACCCGGCCAGGAGCAGCTCATGAACACCGCGATATCCGACACCACGTTCGTCCAAACCGATGCGGCCGACCATCCGGTGGTCTCGCGCCAGCGTTGGCTCGCCGCGCGCAAGACCCTGCTGGAACGCGAAAAGGAGCTCACCCGCCTGCACGACCAGGTCGCGCGCGAACGCCGCGCGCTGCCGTGGGTGCGCGTGGACAAGGACTACCTCTTCGATACGCCGCAGGGGCCGCGCCGCCTGACCGAACTGTTCGCCGGCCGCAGTCAGCTGATGGTTCAGCACTTCATGTTCGCGCCGGGCTGGGAGCAGGGCTGCAAGAGCTGTTCCTACATGGCCGATCACAACGACGGCGCCAACCAGCACCTGGCGCAGCGCGACGTGACCTTGCTGGCGGTCTCGCGCGCGCCGCTGGCCGAGTTGCTGCGTTTCCGCGAGCGCATGGGCTGGCAGTTCGACTGGGTGTCTTCGCACGGCAGCGACTTCAACCGCGACTTCGGCGTCAATTTCGATCCGGATGCGTTGTCCAGCGTCGACTACAACTACGTCGAACAGCCGTTCCCGCACATCGAGGCGCCCGGCATCAGCGTGTTCTACCGCGATGCCGACGGTCAGGTCTTCCACACCTATTCGCGCTACGGCCGCGGCGTGGAAGTGATGATGCATACCTACGCCTTGCTCGACCTCACGCCCAAGGGGCGCGACGAGGATGCGTTGGAATTCACCATGGCCTGGGTGCGCCACCACGACCGCTACGAGCCGGCGGCGGCGAAATCCGCCTGCTGCGGGTCGTAAGGCCCGGCCGCAGGCCTGCCGCGTGGACGCGCTGCTGCCCTGGCTGGCCCTGGCCGGACTCGGTGCCTTGCACGGCCTGAGTCCGGCCAACGGCTGGATGTTCGCGGCCGCCTGTGGCCTGCGCACGCGCGATCACGCGCAGGCGCGGCGGGCGCTGTGGCCGATCGCGATCGGCCATGCCGCTTCCATCGCCCTCGTCGTGGCCGCGGTCGCGTCGGGAATGATGATGGACCGCGCGCTGGTGCAAGGCGTCGCGGGCGGCGCATTGCTGGCTCTGGCCGCGTATCGCTGCCTGCGCGGCAGGCCGCATCGCGAGCACGAAGAACGGGCCTTTCGCGGGCGCGCAGGCCAGGTCGGCATCGCCG includes:
- a CDS encoding glutamine cyclotransferase, encoding MNSNRNSNEAGPVRTAEIVREYGPFEGAQNIGGVTHDGQRVWAAAGSYLVAFDPDSGQVERKLDCAAHAGTAFDGTHLYQIAEARIDKIDPATGQVVATIPAPGEGRDSGMAWAEGSLWVGQYRDRKIHQIDPDTGAVLRTIESNRFVTGVTWVDDELWHATWEGDDSDLRRIDPDSGRVLERLQMPAGVNVSGLEFDGGELFYCGGGPTGKVRAVRKPQR
- a CDS encoding thioredoxin family protein — its product is MNTAISDTTFVQTDAADHPVVSRQRWLAARKTLLEREKELTRLHDQVARERRALPWVRVDKDYLFDTPQGPRRLTELFAGRSQLMVQHFMFAPGWEQGCKSCSYMADHNDGANQHLAQRDVTLLAVSRAPLAELLRFRERMGWQFDWVSSHGSDFNRDFGVNFDPDALSSVDYNYVEQPFPHIEAPGISVFYRDADGQVFHTYSRYGRGVEVMMHTYALLDLTPKGRDEDALEFTMAWVRHHDRYEPAAAKSACCGS